The Wansuia hejianensis genomic interval GGTTTTCTCTGGCTGATCTGTCAGTGGTCGGGGCGGAAGCGGTTGTCAGGTGGATCAAAGCGGACGGGACGATCCTGCACCCGGAGAGCTTTATCCCTCTGTATGAGAACAATGGCAGAATCGTTGAGCTGGATTATTATGTGTTTGAGCAGGTGGTGGCGTTTCAGGCAAAGAACGGGAGGCTCGGCAGGGCTCAGCTGCCTATTTCAGTCAACGCTTCGATCCTTCATGCGAGAGACGACAGTACGGTGAAGAAGTATCTGCAGATATTGAATAAATATGGGGTAGATCCGTCCCTGCTGGAGATTGAGCTGACGGAAACTGCCACGGTTTCTTATTATGATAATGTGAAGAAGCTGTTTGAACGTCTGAGAAAGGTACATATGATGACCTCTCTTGATGACTTTGGAGCAGGCTATTCTGTTCTGAATACAGTCATTGATATACCAGTCAATACGGTAAAAATTGACCGGGCTTTCATTATGAATTGTGAATCCAGTGACCGGGGCATCTATTTCCTTCAACAGGTGATCGCCATGGTGAAGGGGCTTGGATATCATGTGGTGTGTGAAGGGGTAGAGACACAGGAACAGGCTGGCATACTGAGAGATGCCGGCTGTGAAGAAGCTCAGGGATATTGGTTTGCCAGACCGATGCCCATAGAGCAGTATGAAAAAATGGTGTACCCGGAGGGATGAGTTACCGGCCGGCCCTTTCCAGATAGTCGCAGATCAGCCCGGCTGTGGCCTCCGGCCCGAGAATTGTGCTGTCGATGCAGAGCTGGTAATTGCGGGCCAGGCCCCATTCCTCACCGCCATAATATTCATGGAAACGGCGTCGGTCCATGTCTGTTTTTCGGATGGCTTTTTGCGCGGCATGTTCGCTCATGCCCTGTGTGAGTTCCAGACGTTTGATCCGCGCTTCTGTCCTTCCATAGAGGAAGACGGAGGTGGCGTCCGGACATTCCCGGAGCGCCACGTTGCCGCAGCGGCCGACCAGGACGAACGATTCCTGTTCTGCCAGCTTCCGGAGGAAACGGAAGGGATAGCTGCCCGGTTTGTGCCCGGTGTCTTCCATGGCGATGGAATACAGCAGGCTGTCCGCAGGCATTTCGTTTAAAAATGAATACATTTCTTCTTCGCAGTGAAGCTCTTTTGTCTTTTCTATTAGCCGGACTTTATCATAGAATTCCAGGTTCAGGCGTTTAGCAAGCAGCCGTCCGGTCTCATGGCCGCCGCTTCCATATTCTCTGCCGATTGTGATGACCATATGATTCTCCTTTCTCAGTACATACATGTTGCCGATTATAAGAACATAGCGTATATAGAAGAGCCAACGACAGTCAGAAGACCGGAAACGGCGATGGAAAGGCTGCTCATGGCCCCCTCTATTTCACCCATTTCCAGTGCTTTGGCAGTTCCGATGGCGTGAGCTGCAGAGCCGATGCCGATTCCTTTGGCAACAGGTTCCACGATGCGGAAGATCCTGCATACGGCGTCGGCGATGATATTGCCCAGGACACCGGTTACGATGATAACGGCCACTGTGATAGTCACAATTCCTCCCAGCTCTTCAGAAACTCCCATCCCTATGGCGGTGGTGATGGATTTGGGCAGCAGTGTGACGTATTGTTCATGATTCAGATGAAAGGCCAGGGAGAGGACAAAAACTCCTGTGAGGCTGGTGAGCACACCGGAAATTATGCCTGCGACAATAGCGGCAATATTTTTCTTCAGCTGGGCCAGCTGTTCATAGAGAGGGATCGCCAGACAGACCGTGGCCGGCGTCAGTAGATAGCTCAGGTATTTCGCTCCCTCCTGGTAAGCCTGATAATCCACGCGGAAAAGGCCGAGTATGGCCATGACTGCTACGATAGAGATCAGCAGCGGATTAAAGATGGCGAGCCGGAACTTTTTCCGCAGGAAAATTCCCAGTTCGTAAGCGAGAATGCTCACTGCCACGCCAAAAAAAACTGAATTGCTGAAAAAGTCTTTCATTTTTTCTTCCTCTTTTCCAAACGTATGACAGACTGTGTGACTCTGCCGGATACCGCCATGACTAATACGGTGGTGGCCGCAGTGATGATGAGGACCGGAAGCAGTACCGGGCGCAGCACACTCCAGGAATCCAGGAGGCCGACGGCCGCCGGAATGAACATCATGGGCATGATTTCAATGAGAAATGAGCCGGCTTCCCGTACTCTGTCCAGGGGTATCAAACCAGTAATCAGGGCGGCCAGCATCAGAACCAGCCCGTAGATGCTGGCCGGAACCGGCAGGGGTATTAACGCGTGCAGCAGTTCGCCCAGAAAAGAAACGGTTAGGATAATCCCAAACTGTTTAAAATATTTCATCGCTCTGTATCTCCCTTTTGTGGATTGGTATTACCAATTACACTAATTATTTTAACACTATTTCCCCATGAGTCAAGTATGAGTTGTTCGAGTGAAATTATTCCGGGCGCGGGGAGGAGTGTGCATCCCAGGTGTCCGGCAGAAGCTTTTACGCATTGAAATCCGGAGAGTTAAGCGGTATAATTTGTAAGGGTTGCCAGAGGATTCTCCTCTGAGGAGATTTAAGAATTGCGGTTGGAAGGGAATAAGAAGATGAAATTGGGAGTTGTTATGGAAGGCGGCGCCAGCCGTACTATTTTTTCCTGTGGTGTGACAGATGTGCTGCTGGATGAGAAGATTTTACCGGATTATTTTATCGGGGTTTCGGCAGGGATTGCTTATGGGGTCTCTTACATATCGGGACAGAGAGGCAGGAATGAAGAGTTTACCAGAAAATATATGCATGAAAAGAGATATATGGGTTTCAGGCACTGGATGAATCCAGCCAAAAGATGCTATTATAATCTGGATTTTGCCTTTGACGAGATCCCTAACCGGCTGGTGCCCTATGATTATGAGGCGCTGGCAAGGTTTCCTGGAGAAGTGGTAGCGGTTGTGACCAATGTCCGGACAGGAGAGGCGGAGTACAAACGGCTGCCAGAGTATGAGAGGCGTTGGGAGACCACCATTGCCAGCTGTTCAATTCCGGTGCTGTTTCCTCCGGTTCAGCTGGGTGAGGAAAGGTATCTGGACGGAGGAATCGCAGACCCTATCCCTTACCGTCAGGCGATGAAAGACGGATGTGATAAAATAGTGGTGATACTCACGAGGGAACGGGGGTATCTGAAGAAAGAGGATAAAAATGAGCGACTGGTCTGCAGGCTGTGCAGGAAATATCCCAAAATTGTGGAGAGGCTGAAACAGAGGAATGCGGAATATAACAGGGCCAGCCGGGAGCTGTTTGAACTGGAGCGTCAGGGCAGGGTGTTTGTCATAGCTCCGGAAGATACCTATGGGGTGAAGCTGACGGAGGGGAACTGGGGCAGGCTGGAGCCGCTTTACCGGGAGGGAATTGCGGAAGCAAAGAAAAGAATGAAGGAGCTGAAAGCTTATCTGGGGGACAGATGAGCCTTCAGCTCCTTTATATGAGGGCCAGCTCTGGCCGGCCTTTTCAGATATGATTTAGTCGAAAGCCTGCAGGTCAGCTCAGAAGAAAGGCCCGGTAAGCCAGGTAGGTCTCAAAAATATCGGCTTTGCTGGTGATTTCCCAGGGGGCGTGCATATTCAGCACTGCTACGCCGAAATCAATGACTTCCATGCCCAGGTTTGCCAGTATGTAAGCGATGGTTCCGCCGCCGCCCGCGTCCACCTTGCCCAGCTCTGCGGTCTGGTAGGTGATCCCGGCTCTGTCCAGCAGATTCCGGAGCCAGGCCAGATATTCCGCGTTGGCGTCATTGGAGCCGGATTTTCCCCGGGAGCCGGTATATTTGTTGAAAACCGGACCATGGCCCAGGTAGGCGCTGTTATTCTTGTCCATGACGTCGGGATAGTTGGGGTCAAAGGCGGCGCTCACGTCGGAGGAAAGTACCTTTGTCCGTTTCAGCATCCTGCGGAAGGCAATTTCACTGTAGCAGCCCAGGGCTTCCATGAGTTCTGCGACGGTATCCTCGAAGAAACGGGATTGCATGCCTGTGGCGCCCACGCTGCCGATTTCCTCTTTGTCGGTGAGGAGACAGACACTGGTGTATTCCGGCGCTGCTGTCTGTAAGAGCGCCTGGTAAGAGGTGTAGGCGCACACACGGTCGTCCTGCCCGTAAGACATCACCATGCTCCGGTCCAGGCCGTAATCCCGCGCCGTACCGGCGGGCACGGCTTCCAGCTCTGCGGAGATGAAATCCTCTTCTTCGATTCCATACTGTTCCTTCAGGAGTGAGAGCACCATAGCTTTGACGGCATCCTTCTCTTCACCCTCCAGCGGGCGGCTGCCGGCCAGTATGTTAAGATTCTCGCCCTCTATGGCTTCGCGGGCTTTTTTCTCCATCTGCTTTCCGGCCAGATGGGGCAGCAGGTCAGACACGCCCAGCACAGGGTCGTCAGCTTTTTCGCCGATGGAGACGGTGATGGCGGTTCCGTCCTTTTTGACCACGACGCCGTGAAGGGCCAGAGGGAGGGCCACCCACTGGTATTTTTTAATACCTCCGTAATAGTGAGTATCCAGGAAAGCCAGGCCGCTGTCTTCAAAAAGGGGATTTTGCTTGAGATCCAGACGGGGCGAGTCGATGTGAGCGCCCAGAATCCTCATTCCGTCAAGCAGCGGGCGGGTTCCCATTCGGAAGATCAAGAGTGCTTTTTTCATCATGTCAGCACAGATCAGGTCTCCGGGGCGGGGGACCAGTTTTTTCTCAATCACGTCGGACAGCGGTATGCAGCCGGCGGCCTGCAAGCCGTGTTCCATGAAAGCGGTGCATTCCCGTTCTGTCTTGCAGGAGGAAAGGAATTCTTTGTAGTCCTCACAGAAAGAATTCATCGCAGGGAGGTCCAGTTCCTCTTTTTTCCATAAAATTTCTTTTTTCATTTCTGCTGTTGCTCCTTTTTCAGTTGTCTACAAATAACAGTATAGCGTTTTTTTTCAGGATATCAATAGACAGATGATTCATTCTCCAGGTTTTTAAAGGCCGACGGGGTGAGGCTGGTGGTGCGTTTAAAGACCCGGCAGAAATAGTTGGGGTCAGAAAAGCCCACTCTAAAGGCAACATCCTTTACACTCATGTTTTCAGCCTGCAAAAGCTTTTTTGCCGCCTCGATCCTGCAAGTGTTGAGATATTCCATGACTCCGGTATTGGCGCTGCATTTGAATATGTGGCAGATGTAATAGGGGCTGATCTGCAACGCGTCGGAGATGGACTGCAGGGTGAGTGCCTCCGGATAATGAGCTTTGATATAGCGCTGGGCGCGTAAAACTGTATAGTTTTTATTTTCGCTTGTAATCTGCCGGAGCCGGTTCAGCGCGGTGTCGAAATATTTCTGATAGCAGCTGTGAAGTGCCGCCAGGCTGCTGGCGGCGATAAAGTCTGCGACCGGATTCAGAAGAAGCTCAGAGAAAGCCTGGTTCTGCAGTGACAGCCGGGCTTTGATTTCCTGCATTGTTTCCACCCAGATAGTAATATTGAAGAAATCCAGATTCAGCTGTTCCATGATCTCCCGGTTGATCCGGTCTGCTTCGAGAATCATATTTTCTATTCCGACCATGGCGTAGTAAATATCCGGTTCTGCGGAACTGTCTTTGATATCGGTGATCGCGGATTTGGCATTGTCCATGGATTGACTGTATTTATCACGAATTTCGTGGTTGGGATTCTGAATATAGCTGTTGAGGTCAATATAGGCCTGGTTAATTTCATTTGATAGCGCTGTAAAGGAATAGTATTGCTGAATTACGTGGTTATACTGGTTCAGGTTGACGATCCAGCCGCCCAGCAGGGAAACTGTGATAACACTCAGCGCGGCGATGACGGCGATGGTAAAAAAGGTCAGCTGGGTTTTTATGGAACGTTTTTTCATGTTACCTCCGGATGAAGCTGAGCGACGTTGTCTGCGGTGACCAACATGGAATCACAGAAAGTTTCGGGCGGAACAGCTTCACCGTTCAGGAGCTTCATTGCGTATTCTCCGCTCAGAAATCCCATCTGGTAAAAATCCTGGTCCATTACGCCGTATATCTCATGGTTTTTTATTGCCTGTATGTTGGAATCTATGGCGTCCATTCCAATAAGCGTGATTTTGTCCTGGAGGCCTTTTTCCGCCAGAATTTTCCCATAATTACTGACAGCATCGCCGGAAGTGACGAAGACTGCGTTAATCTCCGGATGTGATTCCAGCATGTCCGTAAAGACACTCATGAAGGTTGTGTTCTTTGACGAACCGACCAGGGGGATTGATGTGGGGGCGAAGGCAGAGATTTACCGGCTGATCAGCGAGATGGCGGAGAGCGGGCTGGGAGTGGTCATGGTTTCATCGGAAATGCCGGAGTTAATCGCCATGTGCGACCGGTTTCTGGTTCTGAGCGGCGGGAAGTACCGGGCAGAATATTCCAAGGCTGAAGTGAGCCAGGAGAAGATTATGAGAGCAGCTACATTTACAGAAAGAGTCGGTGAATCGTTATGATGACATCATTAGAGAGATTTTATGCTGCCGTCCGTTTTCAGGAGGTGGACCGGATGCCTGTGGATCTCCACGATTTTGCAGTGTGTGCCAAGATATCGGGGAAAACCTTTGACCGGTTTGCTTTTGGTCCGGAAGATATGGCAGAAGCACAGATCAGACTGCAGAAAGAATTCGGTCATGACGTGCTGCTGGTGGAGAATGGAACCGCGTCACTGGCACAGGCCATGGGGTGTGAAGTCAGCCTGAGGGAAGACGCTCCTCCCGCAGTGACGGGAGCGGCGCTGAGGGCGATTGAAGAATATGACCGGCTGGTGGTTTCCAGGAAGATACTGGATGCCCCGCTGTTAAAAGCTAATCTGAAAACGGTTCAGATCCTGAGAAAGAAACTGGGTAACAGCGTCGCCATCATGGGGCGGGGGGACCAGGGCCCCTTCAGCCTGGCTTCGCAGGTGACCGGCATGAGCGAGCTTTTGATGGCGCTGGCCGACGGAGGGCTGGAAGAGGAGCTGGATCATCTGCTGGAGATCAGCACGCAGGCAGGTATCCTGTGCTGTACGGCGATGATCGAAGCTGGCGCCCAATGCAGTCCATTGGCGAAAGTACGGCAGGACCGGATGTGATCTCCCCCGCCATGTACGGGTGGTATGCCATGCGCTATGAGAGGGAGATGATCCGGGCAGTGCATAAAGAAGGGGGGCTGGTAGCTCTGCATATCTGTGGAAATGCCACCGGGATCATCGGGCAGATGGCGGAGTCTGAGGCTGATATCCTGGAGATTGACCAGAAGACAGATCTGGCGGGCGTATGGCCTGCGGTCAAAGGGCGCGTGGCAATATTAGGGCAGATTTCGCCGGTTTCTCTCATGAATGGCACGCCGCAGCAGGTTACTGCGGAGACAGAGGCGATGCTGCGGACCGTGGGAGGAAAAAAGGCCACAGGAGTGATCCTGGGCCCCGGGTGTGCGCTGGGCGGTGAGACTCCTTTTGAAAACATCCGGGCGATGCTGGGAACAGTCCTTGAAGGAGGGAGGTGCTGATGGACATGGGAGATGGTGTGATTCAGGGCTTAGAAGCCATTAATCTGGCAGGCGGAGGGTTTACCGTGGCAGCAGAATATAACAGCTGGCGGGTGGCTGTCCTGAATTATTGTGAGATCGTTGAAAAGGGGCTGATCCAAAGGCTGGAACGCCATACGGAGACAGATGAAATATTCCTGCTGCGTCAGGGAGAAGCCTGGCTGATCCTGGGGGGCGGCGGTGAAGCGCCCGCTCAGGTACGGGCCTTTCCCATGGGGCAGGACGTTATCTATAATGTTCACAGGAGCTTCTGGCACCATATCGTAATGACAGAGGAAGCGTCTGTGCTGATCGTTGAGAATTCCGATGTGTGCAGCGATTATGCGGAGCTCCCAGGAGATCTGGCTGAAGCTTTAAAGAGTAAAATTCAGTTTTCACAGGAGGTAGGACGTGGATCATATTCAGGAACTGTACAGAGACAGAAATAAAGTATCAAAAGACCTGTTCAGACGGGCATTTGACGGAGGACTGGCAGACGCGTTCCCCTTTGTCGTCAACAACGCCAATTATTTTGTGTTCGGGGAGGAGCCGGAGCTGATTCCCGATGGGTATTTCCAGGACCCTGAGGGATGTACCGCCGACAGATTGGGCAGTTCCGGCATTACTATGAGCTGGTCAACGACCATTATGTTCCCTATCTGATGCCATTTATGGGAACAGGGGTGCTGTGCTCTGCCTTTGGGAGCAAGGTGGAATTCATTGATAAAATGGACCCGGCCCAGACAGGCTTTATCATTGATTCTGTTGAGGACCTGGACCGGCTGCGTATGCCGGAGGCGGGGAAGGACGGTCTGATGCCTCATGTCCTTCAGTTCATCCGCTATTTTAAAGAGAACAGCAGCATACCGGTGGGGATTACAGACTGCCAGGGGCCGCTGACCACGGATCTGCAGCTCTGCGGCTATGATAAATGTTCTATTGGATGTATGATTATCCGGAGAAAATACATCAGCTGATGGAACTGGTGACGGAAGCGCTGATCCGGTGGGCGAAGCTTCAGAAGGAAGCCATCGGGGAGCCTCTGGACTGCTGTGCAGGCGACCAGGGGGTCTATGTACCGGAGGGAATCGGGATCTGGCTGTCAGACGACGACACCGTCATCATGTCCCCGGCGCTGTATGAGGAGTTCGTGATTCCTTATAACGAGAGAATCATGAAAGCTTTCGGAGGAGGTATTATACACTGGTGCGGCTGTGCCAATCAGCGTTATCCGGAAGATTTATCCTGGGTGCATACCTGCAGGCTGCCTCTTCATTCGCTTTAGTTTTGAGCAGTGTAAATATTAAGGGCTTTTTAAGAAATATAACAGGAAATGTTCAGGTCCCTTTATGATCTGCCTGCTACAATAGTAGCATCACCGAGTTGCAGGCAGAAAGGGGACAGATTGCGATGGAACAGATTTTGGTAGTGGATGATGAAGCGGCGATCGGAGAGCTGATCGGGGTATATCTTCAGAATGAAGGATACCGGGTATTCGTCTGTGAAAACGCCAGGGAAGCGTTAGAATGTATCGATAAGGAAAAGATTGATCTCGTGCTTCTGGATGTGATGCTTCCGGATCAGAGCGGCTTCGACGTTTGCAGGAAAATTCGGGAAAACCATAATTATCCTGTAATCATGCTGACAGCCAGGGATCAGGAAATTGACAAAATAACCGGTCTGACTCTGGGGGCGGATGATTATATCACGAAGCCCTTCCGCCCTCTGGAGCTGATAGCCAGGGTAAAGGCCCAGCTGCGCCGTTTTATCCACTATAATCCGGGCCAGGAGGACCGGGATGTCGCGGAAGTTTCCGGACTTCGGATAGACTGCAGGGACCATACCTGTACCCTGCACGGCAAAAAGCTGTCGCTGACTCCTACTGAGTTTTCTATCCTGTGGGTTTTGTGCAGCAATAAAGGGGAGGTTGTGGAATCCGACCGTCTGTTTCATGAAGTCTGGGGCGACAAATATTACAGCAGCAACAACAATACGATTATGGTCCACATCCGCCACCTGAGAGAAAAAATGAAGGATTCTGCGGAGCATCCAAAATATATCAGGACTGTCTGGGGAGTGGGGTATAAAATTGAAGGCTGAGAGACACAGAAAAAGTGACTATTCCAAATTCGAGAGAAAGCTGTACTGGAAGCTGGTGGGCATCCTGGTTCTGGGATTTGCAGGTATCCTTCTGCTGAGGGAGCTGCTGCGGGGCAGGGTGGGGGATCTGGTTGTGGACTTCCTGATTCATACCTTTTACCTGTCGGTTCCGGACGCCCATACCATCTATCAGTTCACCATCCGGAACCATATGGAGCTGATTCTGGCCGCGGTGTCGCTCATCGTGGTACTGATGGGGTTCCGGGTGGTTGTGCACCGGATGACCCGTTACTTTACGGAAATCAGCCACGGCCTGGACAGCGTCCTCGCTGAGGGGAAGGAGCCCCCGTCCCTGTCGCCGGAACTGCGTGTGATGGAGGAAAAACTTGAACAGTGCGGGCAGCTTCTGGAGGTACGGGAAAGGAAGGCAAAAGAGGCTGAGGAGAAGAAAAATGATCTGGTGATGTACCTGGCCCATGATATGAGAACGCCCCTTACCTCCGTGATCGGTTATCTGGAGCTGCTGGAGGAGGTGCCTGAGATGCCGGAAGCGCAGAGGAGCCGTTATCTCCGTGTCGCGCTGGAGAAGGCCGGTCGTCTGGAAACGCTGATGAACGAATTCTTTGATATCACCCGCTTCAACCAGCAGACCATCCTGCTGGAAAGGCAGAGCTTTAGCCTGACGTATATGCTCCGGCAGATGATCGAGGAATTCTATCCGATGCTGGGTGATAAGAACCAGAAAATCTGTCTGGAACAGAGCCGGGAATTGTATGCTGAGGGGGACCCGGACAAGCTGGCCAGAGTGTTTAACAATCTTCTGAAAAATGCCATCGCCTATGGCGACCGGGACAGTGAGATCAGGATCAATGTGGAGGAGACGGGAAAAGAGCTTCAGATTACCATTGAAAACCAGGGAAGGCAGATCCCGCCCCAGAAGCTGGAGCTGTTGT includes:
- a CDS encoding sensor histidine kinase; this encodes MKAERHRKSDYSKFERKLYWKLVGILVLGFAGILLLRELLRGRVGDLVVDFLIHTFYLSVPDAHTIYQFTIRNHMELILAAVSLIVVLMGFRVVVHRMTRYFTEISHGLDSVLAEGKEPPSLSPELRVMEEKLEQCGQLLEVRERKAKEAEEKKNDLVMYLAHDMRTPLTSVIGYLELLEEVPEMPEAQRSRYLRVALEKAGRLETLMNEFFDITRFNQQTILLERQSFSLTYMLRQMIEEFYPMLGDKNQKICLEQSRELYAEGDPDKLARVFNNLLKNAIAYGDRDSEIRINVEETGKELQITIENQGRQIPPQKLELLFEKFYRLDDSRASDTGNAGLGLAIAREIVELHGGSVQAESREHAVAFIVKLPKNGEVQKKTQSS
- a CDS encoding LrgB family protein, with the translated sequence MKDFFSNSVFFGVAVSILAYELGIFLRKKFRLAIFNPLLISIVAVMAILGLFRVDYQAYQEGAKYLSYLLTPATVCLAIPLYEQLAQLKKNIAAIVAGIISGVLTSLTGVFVLSLAFHLNHEQYVTLLPKSITTAIGMGVSEELGGIVTITVAVIIVTGVLGNIIADAVCRIFRIVEPVAKGIGIGSAAHAIGTAKALEMGEIEGAMSSLSIAVSGLLTVVGSSIYAMFL
- a CDS encoding uroporphyrinogen decarboxylase family protein, with product MMTSLERFYAAVRFQEVDRMPVDLHDFAVCAKISGKTFDRFAFGPEDMAEAQIRLQKEFGHDVLLVENGTASLAQAMGCEVSLREDAPPAVTGAALRAIEEYDRLVVSRKILDAPLLKANLKTVQILRKKLGNSVAIMGRGDQGPFSLASQVTGMSELLMALADGGLEEELDHLLEISTQAGILCCTAMIEAGAQCSPLAKVRQDRM
- a CDS encoding uroporphyrinogen decarboxylase family protein, whose amino-acid sequence is MQSIGESTAGPDVISPAMYGWYAMRYEREMIRAVHKEGGLVALHICGNATGIIGQMAESEADILEIDQKTDLAGVWPAVKGRVAILGQISPVSLMNGTPQQVTAETEAMLRTVGGKKATGVILGPGCALGGETPFENIRAMLGTVLEGGRC
- a CDS encoding patatin-like phospholipase family protein, whose amino-acid sequence is MKLGVVMEGGASRTIFSCGVTDVLLDEKILPDYFIGVSAGIAYGVSYISGQRGRNEEFTRKYMHEKRYMGFRHWMNPAKRCYYNLDFAFDEIPNRLVPYDYEALARFPGEVVAVVTNVRTGEAEYKRLPEYERRWETTIASCSIPVLFPPVQLGEERYLDGGIADPIPYRQAMKDGCDKIVVILTRERGYLKKEDKNERLVCRLCRKYPKIVERLKQRNAEYNRASRELFELERQGRVFVIAPEDTYGVKLTEGNWGRLEPLYREGIAEAKKRMKELKAYLGDR
- a CDS encoding AraC family transcriptional regulator gives rise to the protein MKKRSIKTQLTFFTIAVIAALSVITVSLLGGWIVNLNQYNHVIQQYYSFTALSNEINQAYIDLNSYIQNPNHEIRDKYSQSMDNAKSAITDIKDSSAEPDIYYAMVGIENMILEADRINREIMEQLNLDFFNITIWVETMQEIKARLSLQNQAFSELLLNPVADFIAASSLAALHSCYQKYFDTALNRLRQITSENKNYTVLRAQRYIKAHYPEALTLQSISDALQISPYYICHIFKCSANTGVMEYLNTCRIEAAKKLLQAENMSVKDVAFRVGFSDPNYFCRVFKRTTSLTPSAFKNLENESSVY
- a CDS encoding CidA/LrgA family protein, which produces MKYFKQFGIILTVSFLGELLHALIPLPVPASIYGLVLMLAALITGLIPLDRVREAGSFLIEIMPMMFIPAAVGLLDSWSVLRPVLLPVLIITAATTVLVMAVSGRVTQSVIRLEKRKKK
- a CDS encoding cytidylate kinase-like family protein, whose product is MVITIGREYGSGGHETGRLLAKRLNLEFYDKVRLIEKTKELHCEEEMYSFLNEMPADSLLYSIAMEDTGHKPGSYPFRFLRKLAEQESFVLVGRCGNVALRECPDATSVFLYGRTEARIKRLELTQGMSEHAAQKAIRKTDMDRRRFHEYYGGEEWGLARNYQLCIDSTILGPEATAGLICDYLERAGR
- a CDS encoding uroporphyrinogen decarboxylase family protein; the protein is MYRRQIGQFRHYYELVNDHYVPYLMPFMGTGVLCSAFGSKVEFIDKMDPAQTGFIIDSVEDLDRLRMPEAGKDGLMPHVLQFIRYFKENSSIPVGITDCQGPLTTDLQLCGYDKCSIGCMIIRRKYIS
- a CDS encoding aminopeptidase yields the protein MKKEILWKKEELDLPAMNSFCEDYKEFLSSCKTERECTAFMEHGLQAAGCIPLSDVIEKKLVPRPGDLICADMMKKALLIFRMGTRPLLDGMRILGAHIDSPRLDLKQNPLFEDSGLAFLDTHYYGGIKKYQWVALPLALHGVVVKKDGTAITVSIGEKADDPVLGVSDLLPHLAGKQMEKKAREAIEGENLNILAGSRPLEGEEKDAVKAMVLSLLKEQYGIEEEDFISAELEAVPAGTARDYGLDRSMVMSYGQDDRVCAYTSYQALLQTAAPEYTSVCLLTDKEEIGSVGATGMQSRFFEDTVAELMEALGCYSEIAFRRMLKRTKVLSSDVSAAFDPNYPDVMDKNNSAYLGHGPVFNKYTGSRGKSGSNDANAEYLAWLRNLLDRAGITYQTAELGKVDAGGGGTIAYILANLGMEVIDFGVAVLNMHAPWEITSKADIFETYLAYRAFLLS
- the vanR gene encoding VanR-ABDEGLN family response regulator transcription factor — translated: MEQILVVDDEAAIGELIGVYLQNEGYRVFVCENAREALECIDKEKIDLVLLDVMLPDQSGFDVCRKIRENHNYPVIMLTARDQEIDKITGLTLGADDYITKPFRPLELIARVKAQLRRFIHYNPGQEDRDVAEVSGLRIDCRDHTCTLHGKKLSLTPTEFSILWVLCSNKGEVVESDRLFHEVWGDKYYSSNNNTIMVHIRHLREKMKDSAEHPKYIRTVWGVGYKIEG
- a CDS encoding sugar ABC transporter substrate-binding protein yields the protein MSVFTDMLESHPEINAVFVTSGDAVSNYGKILAEKGLQDKITLIGMDAIDSNIQAIKNHEIYGVMDQDFYQMGFLSGEYAMKLLNGEAVPPETFCDSMLVTADNVAQLHPEVT
- a CDS encoding uroporphyrinogen decarboxylase/cobalamine-independent methonine synthase family protein: MELVTEALIRWAKLQKEAIGEPLDCCAGDQGVYVPEGIGIWLSDDDTVIMSPALYEEFVIPYNERIMKAFGGGIIHWCGCANQRYPEDLSWVHTCRLPLHSL